From a region of the Priestia megaterium genome:
- a CDS encoding reverse transcriptase domain-containing protein, with translation MRSPKIVLENLASHSNKAGYKYKKLYRNLYNPLFFLDAYQNIYASEGNMTAGTDGKTIDGMSTKRISGLVDKLRDFSYQPQPVRRVYIPKKNGKKRPLGIPSVEDKLVQEVIKNLLESIYEPTFSKFSHGFRPEKSCHTALIQVKGTFTGSRWFIEGDIEGFFDNINHHILINILRKRVDDEQFISLIWKFLRAGYLEDWKFHKTFSGTPQGGILSPLLANIYLNELDNFMSRYKSTFDVGKAKKTNPAYSRINHQIKKARKELWEAKGKDEIQEKELAITLRKLLAERERIPQRYPMDENYKRIQYVRYADDFLIGVIGSKEDAYRAKKDIANFLKSELKLTLSEEKTLITNTRHKARFLGYDVKVGRDFHSKRRSDGIKTRAFSLKCELYMPTDLVYSRLFKKGAIKVNQKTGKWKPMHRPELIKLVPLEILRNYNAQIRGTYQYYQLAVNVCHLNSYKYLLEYSMYKTLANKYRTTLSKAKRKFMVNGIFQVSYMTKSGKKTEVLYDKGFRRNKAPITKKDIEKLPSEVSYQSRTSLIQRLMANQCEWCKAEEGSMEVHHVRKLKNLKGKKKWERQMIARNRKTMILCRKCHRDLHNGKLD, from the coding sequence TTGCGAAGCCCAAAAATCGTATTAGAAAATCTAGCATCTCACAGTAACAAAGCAGGATATAAATACAAGAAGTTATATCGAAATCTGTATAATCCATTATTTTTCCTTGATGCCTATCAAAACATATACGCCAGCGAAGGAAACATGACTGCTGGAACAGATGGAAAGACCATTGACGGAATGTCTACAAAAAGAATCTCAGGGTTAGTCGATAAATTACGAGATTTTTCTTATCAGCCACAACCAGTAAGAAGAGTTTATATTCCAAAGAAAAATGGAAAAAAGCGTCCATTAGGCATACCTTCAGTAGAAGATAAATTAGTTCAAGAGGTCATCAAAAACCTATTAGAATCCATCTATGAACCAACTTTTAGTAAGTTCTCTCATGGCTTTCGCCCTGAAAAGAGCTGCCATACAGCTCTGATTCAGGTTAAAGGCACATTTACGGGGAGCAGATGGTTCATCGAAGGTGATATTGAAGGCTTTTTTGACAATATTAATCATCATATTCTTATCAATATCCTAAGGAAGAGGGTTGATGATGAACAATTTATTTCGCTTATATGGAAGTTTCTTAGAGCTGGTTACTTGGAAGATTGGAAGTTCCATAAGACGTTTAGTGGTACACCACAAGGTGGTATTCTTAGCCCTCTATTAGCAAATATCTATCTAAATGAATTAGACAACTTTATGAGTAGGTATAAGTCAACTTTTGATGTAGGGAAGGCTAAAAAGACAAACCCAGCCTATTCTAGAATAAATCATCAGATAAAAAAGGCTAGGAAAGAATTATGGGAAGCTAAGGGGAAAGATGAAATACAGGAAAAAGAGTTAGCTATTACATTGCGAAAGTTATTAGCTGAAAGAGAACGCATTCCTCAAAGGTATCCAATGGATGAAAACTACAAACGAATTCAATATGTGAGATACGCAGATGACTTTCTAATAGGAGTCATCGGGAGTAAGGAAGATGCGTACAGAGCAAAAAAAGACATCGCTAATTTCTTGAAATCTGAACTTAAGCTAACGTTATCTGAAGAGAAAACACTTATAACAAATACGAGGCATAAGGCTCGATTTTTAGGTTATGACGTTAAAGTTGGGCGAGATTTTCACTCTAAACGACGAAGTGATGGAATAAAAACAAGAGCATTTTCGTTAAAGTGCGAACTATATATGCCTACTGATCTTGTTTATAGTCGCTTATTTAAAAAAGGGGCAATAAAGGTCAACCAAAAGACAGGAAAATGGAAACCAATGCATCGTCCAGAATTAATTAAATTGGTTCCTCTTGAGATTTTAAGGAACTATAACGCCCAAATACGTGGAACCTATCAATATTATCAACTGGCAGTGAATGTGTGCCACTTAAATAGTTATAAGTATCTCCTTGAATATTCTATGTATAAAACCTTAGCAAATAAGTACCGTACGACCTTAAGTAAAGCTAAACGAAAATTTATGGTGAACGGAATATTCCAAGTCAGTTATATGACAAAGTCCGGTAAGAAAACGGAAGTGCTTTATGATAAGGGATTTCGTAGGAATAAAGCTCCTATAACTAAAAAGGATATAGAAAAACTTCCTTCGGAAGTATCATACCAATCCCGAACATCGCTTATTCAAAGGTTGATGGCTAATCAATGTGAATGGTGTAAGGCTGAAGAAGGTTCAATGGAAGTTCATCATGTTCGAAAGTTAAAGAACCTTAAAGGGAAAAAGAAATGGGAAAGACAGATGATAGCAAGGAACCGTAAAACAATGATACTTTGT
- a CDS encoding helix-turn-helix transcriptional regulator — protein sequence MFKEVLEINTIREKRLSKKWSQTYLAQLSGVSQPTISQIENGTRQYPTFENMKKIAEALDLRLENIFLPGHKDMN from the coding sequence GTGTTCAAGGAGGTGCTAGAAATAAATACCATACGAGAAAAGAGGTTATCTAAGAAATGGAGTCAAACCTATCTAGCTCAGTTATCAGGAGTCTCTCAACCCACTATTTCTCAAATCGAAAATGGGACTCGTCAATATCCAACGTTTGAAAATATGAAGAAGATCGCAGAGGCATTGGATCTTAGATTAGAAAATATTTTCTTACCAGGTCATAAGGATATGAACTAA
- a CDS encoding helix-turn-helix domain-containing protein, with amino-acid sequence MDQFNLELGNNIKSFRKSIFMSTTTLAELSSTSQGTISKIENGHSTSDIKTLIRICKALGVTIYDVLPEDISKEFKTDNPNKEQLFNILNDLSPSEIKVILALLTTDIVPILSNLSPVIKAFEQMSIKERNLFTDLLESMKNNS; translated from the coding sequence ATGGATCAATTTAACCTTGAACTTGGAAATAATATTAAAAGCTTCAGAAAGTCTATATTTATGTCAACTACTACATTAGCTGAGCTTTCTAGTACTTCACAAGGTACGATAAGCAAGATCGAAAACGGTCATTCAACTTCTGATATTAAAACGTTAATAAGGATTTGTAAGGCATTAGGAGTTACCATCTATGACGTGCTTCCAGAGGATATTTCAAAAGAATTTAAGACAGATAATCCAAACAAAGAACAACTATTTAATATCTTAAATGACTTGTCCCCATCAGAAATTAAAGTCATTTTGGCCTTACTTACAACGGATATAGTACCTATATTGTCTAATCTTTCTCCCGTGATAAAAGCATTTGAACAAATGAGCATAAAAGAAAGAAACCTTTTTACAGACCTTTTAGAATCCATGAAAAATAACTCCTAA
- a CDS encoding response regulator, producing the protein MKNPIRVVLIEDDPDWLNIMENLIGREEDMILVGCAQTQEEGITLSHALNNIDIFLVDINLSGVNLDGIYTALELKREKTSKIIMLTSMSEEDIIQKAFMAGASDYILKKDVHRIPEIIRSNYNKEPSPVEAVLKEFRRLKSEEQLKDLTNAEREVFEYIEKGYSRKKIKLETHKSDNTLKTHFKNIFKKLSVSNTKDLLKKVKTGGLK; encoded by the coding sequence ATGAAAAATCCAATTCGAGTAGTACTAATTGAAGACGATCCAGATTGGCTTAACATAATGGAAAACCTAATTGGTAGGGAAGAAGATATGATTTTAGTAGGCTGTGCTCAAACGCAAGAGGAAGGTATAACTCTTTCCCATGCTTTAAACAATATAGACATTTTCCTTGTAGATATTAATTTGTCAGGAGTTAATCTTGATGGAATATACACGGCTCTAGAATTAAAGCGTGAAAAGACATCGAAGATTATTATGTTAACGTCTATGTCAGAGGAAGACATTATTCAGAAGGCATTTATGGCCGGAGCATCAGATTATATATTGAAAAAGGATGTACATCGTATACCAGAAATCATTCGTTCTAATTACAATAAAGAACCTAGTCCAGTCGAAGCTGTATTAAAAGAATTTCGTCGTTTAAAATCTGAGGAGCAGCTTAAAGATTTAACAAATGCAGAAAGAGAAGTTTTTGAATATATTGAAAAAGGATACTCGCGTAAAAAGATCAAGCTAGAGACACACAAATCAGACAATACATTGAAAACACATTTCAAAAACATCTTCAAAAAATTGTCGGTCTCTAATACAAAAGATCTTCTGAAAAAAGTAAAAACTGGTGGTTTAAAGTGA
- a CDS encoding ATP-binding protein has product MIALFLISAIFAIISYRYDPKSLSIRWGVLVLVCAALAGLSRATIESFLPTLDKFNMDFPLLDSSLYYLRILTGFISIYFFPYTLLMWAITYSDKFTKRAIQICMYLLPIPIIFMVKTTVYYPDIIPDFRSMLYWAVPYIIAACLIHIYAWYTESDVNKKKQRITTISISFPVMLSALILNYIVRAVDNHHQYWRYMIVFLVLAFFIFLWKALKKGAGSLNGIKLRYEREAHKKTREAINKGTQLLNHAIKNQIYKINSSLQTINVDELNPSSQNSIEIINRSSRHLTEIIERIHNKTQEIEIIKSQNDLNKLVDESLEDLKLDLYKKNIKVEKLYSSEENTVYCDRTQTYEVFINILKNSIEAIDDGGEIKVTISPKNSKNIMVCFSDNGMGIPSENLKYVTDPFFSTKKKGDLNYGLGLNHCFEVMFNTGGDLKVESKVDEGTTIKLTFPIHLKKGDVYEKSNSSSTN; this is encoded by the coding sequence ATGATTGCTCTCTTTTTAATTAGTGCAATATTTGCGATTATTAGTTATCGTTATGACCCTAAATCACTTTCTATACGGTGGGGTGTTCTTGTACTAGTTTGTGCTGCACTTGCAGGACTCTCTAGAGCCACTATAGAGTCTTTCCTCCCTACATTAGATAAATTTAATATGGATTTTCCTTTATTAGATTCATCTTTATATTACCTAAGAATTTTAACGGGCTTTATTTCTATTTATTTTTTTCCTTACACATTACTCATGTGGGCTATTACTTATAGCGACAAGTTCACGAAAAGAGCTATTCAAATCTGTATGTATCTTTTGCCTATCCCGATTATCTTTATGGTGAAAACAACTGTGTATTACCCTGATATTATACCGGATTTTCGCTCTATGTTATATTGGGCAGTTCCTTATATTATCGCTGCCTGTTTGATCCATATATATGCTTGGTATACAGAAAGTGATGTCAATAAGAAAAAGCAACGCATTACTACAATTTCTATTTCATTTCCTGTCATGTTATCAGCTTTAATTTTAAATTATATTGTAAGAGCAGTAGACAATCATCATCAATATTGGCGTTATATGATTGTTTTTCTGGTATTAGCTTTTTTTATTTTTTTATGGAAAGCATTGAAAAAAGGTGCTGGATCTCTTAATGGAATTAAGCTGCGGTACGAGAGAGAGGCTCATAAAAAGACCAGAGAAGCAATAAACAAAGGAACACAGTTGTTAAACCATGCTATAAAGAATCAAATTTATAAAATAAATTCAAGCTTACAAACTATAAACGTAGATGAACTTAACCCTTCTTCTCAAAATTCAATTGAAATTATTAACCGTAGCTCTAGACACTTGACAGAGATCATTGAGCGTATACACAACAAAACACAGGAGATAGAGATTATAAAAAGTCAAAATGACTTAAATAAGTTAGTAGATGAAAGCCTAGAAGATTTAAAATTGGATTTATACAAGAAAAATATAAAGGTTGAAAAACTCTATTCATCAGAGGAAAACACTGTATATTGTGATCGTACGCAGACCTACGAAGTGTTTATAAATATATTGAAAAACTCAATTGAAGCAATTGACGATGGGGGAGAAATAAAGGTAACTATTTCACCTAAGAATAGTAAAAATATAATGGTTTGCTTTTCGGATAATGGAATGGGTATTCCATCAGAGAATTTGAAATATGTTACTGATCCTTTTTTTAGTACTAAGAAAAAAGGTGACTTAAATTATGGATTGGGATTAAATCATTGCTTTGAAGTAATGTTTAACACTGGTGGAGACTTGAAAGTTGAAAGTAAGGTTGATGAAGGAACCACAATCAAATTAACTTTTCCAATACATTTAAAAAAGGGTGATGTTTATGAAAAATCCAATTCGAGTAGTACTAATTGA
- a CDS encoding HAD-IA family hydrolase, producing the protein MFKTIICDFDGTIVDSGQVVFDLFNEFADKYHYKKIPQSESDRIRALTVKERFKEYEVPLLKVPMLTMDVVKRYKKSIPTLEVNQEMKKVLKDLKEFGIKLVIISANSKENIEKFLKLNDMEYFDEIIQSSRFFGRHTTMNNYMKKHHVAKDEIILIADEHRDIVAARKSEIPIISVTWGYDLEELLSKSNPDFLVRSPLEIMDIIRNDTK; encoded by the coding sequence ATGTTTAAAACAATTATTTGTGATTTTGATGGCACTATTGTAGATTCTGGTCAAGTTGTGTTTGATCTATTTAATGAGTTTGCTGATAAGTATCACTACAAAAAAATTCCTCAAAGTGAAAGCGATCGAATTAGGGCGTTAACTGTAAAAGAGCGTTTTAAAGAATATGAGGTGCCCTTATTAAAGGTTCCTATGCTTACTATGGATGTTGTTAAACGATATAAAAAATCAATTCCAACATTAGAAGTAAATCAAGAAATGAAGAAGGTACTTAAAGACTTAAAAGAATTTGGAATCAAACTTGTTATAATTTCAGCTAATTCCAAAGAAAATATCGAAAAATTTCTTAAATTGAACGACATGGAGTATTTTGATGAAATTATTCAATCAAGTCGCTTTTTTGGAAGGCATACAACAATGAATAATTACATGAAAAAACATCACGTAGCAAAAGATGAAATTATCCTTATTGCGGATGAGCATCGTGATATTGTTGCTGCGAGAAAAAGTGAAATTCCGATAATATCTGTTACTTGGGGGTACGATTTAGAGGAGCTTTTATCTAAAAGTAATCCTGATTTCTTAGTTAGAAGTCCACTAGAGATCATGGATATCATTCGGAATGATACTAAATGA